The genomic segment GCCCCGGGTTGTCACGCAAGAGACCGCCGAGACCACGCTGCGACCACCACCGGCCGCGTGTCGCTTCCCACTCCTGCCAGACCAGTGGCGTGACCGACCCGTTCCGCTCCGGCTGGTAGATGAGCCGATCGTCAGCGACACCGTCATCGTTCAGGTCGACGTCGAGGAACACGTGTGGCGCGACAGCACCTCCCCGCGACACGAAGGTCCAGTAGCGCAGTTCCTGGAGGTTTTTCAGTGCCACGCCCGCGACCTCCGGCTGCACCAACTGCGACCAGATGCGCCCTTCGTTGACGCTGGCTACCGCGATCTGGAAGCTCCCGGTTCCGTGCGGTGGGACCGCCGGGCCAGCGACGAAGTTCTGCTCGGCGTAACCGCCGTCAGCGCCGCACGATTCGACGTAGCCGCGCCAGCCAGCCGTCTCCGGCTGTGCAGCGACGGGGAGCGACGGTACGACCAGTACCGCCAGCGACAGCAGAAGCCCGACGAAATGCCCGATGCGGCTGCACACGTGTCGCATGGACGCCCTTCCCTTCCCGTGCAGACCGGTGACCAGGCTGCACACCACCCTGACCGAAGAACTCTCCCGCTAGCCTAGCCGACTGCGGGTCCCGTGACAAGCGGCCGCGCGTTGTCGTTATCGCGATATTGTGATATGCTCATGTCGGTTGGCCGAACCGGCACGGAAGTGGAGGTGGGTGCCCATGCGGACGATCGAACGAATCTTGCGAATCCTGCGACAGCGCGAGACACCGGTCACCGACCCGACCTTCGCGACCTACTACAGCATGCTGGTCAGCGAAGTCGGCAGCGGTGCCCCGACAGTCGAGGAGGCCCGGCGCGACTTCGAATCGGTTCGCCGTGTCCTCGACCGCGCATTCATTGCCTGATGCCTTGCCACGGTGCCTCCCCTCGCCGATACTCAGAGCGGCCAGCGCAGAGGGGAGGCCAGCGTGGCGTATCTCGACCGCGAACGACTCGTCGAACTGCTTCTCCGCGATCTCGACCGCGAGGTCGAACGTCACCCCGAACTCCGCTCCTTCGCCGAGCGCGTCGCGGAAACGATCCTGGCAGCGCTCGCTGAGCACGAGCGGCGGCTCCACACGCTCGCGGCGGACTTCGGAGAGGAGGAGCGGGAGCGATGACCGGACACCAGCTTCCACCGCAGCCGATTCGCTTCGGCATCGGTACCGGGAATCGGCGTCCTTTCCAGGAACTCCTTCGCCAATGGCAGTGGATCGAGGAACTCGGCTTCGACACCGCGTGGGTGGTCGATCACTTCATGGCCGCCGACGATGAGGACACACCCTACTTCGAAGCGTGGTCCTTGATCGCTGCACTCGGCGTTCAGACCCGTCGCCTGCGCTTCGGCGTCCTGGTCAGCGGCAATACATACCGAAATCCCGGCCTCCTGGCGAAGATGGCGGTCACGATCGACCACGCGACGAACGGGCGGGTCGAGCTCGGGATCGGCGCTGGCTGGTGGGAACGCGAGCATCGGGCATACTCGTTCCCGTTCCCGAGTACGGCCGATCGCATCGCGATGCTCGAAGAAGCGATTCACGTTATCGACCAGCTCCAACGCGAGCGGCGAGTCACCTTCCACGGGCGCTTCTACCGCTTCGAGGACACGCCGTTCGAGCCGAAGCCGGTGCAAAAGCCACGCATCCCCTTGATCGTCGGTGCATTCAAGCCCCGGATGCTCCGGCTGGCCGCTCGCTACGCCGATATCTGGAACACGCGCGGTGAACCCGAGGAGGTCGGACCGCTCGCCGACTTCGTCCGGCGCGCAGCACGCGAGGCAGGCCGGGACCCGGCCACACTGCGCTGTTCCGTCTTCACCTGGCGCCCACCCTTCGAGAGCGTGGAGCAGTTCCGGCGTACCGCTCTCGCGTACCTGGAACACGGGTTCACCGATCTCGTCTTCCCGATACCACCCGAGTCGCACTGGTCGGTGCTGGAACGCTGTGCACGCGAGGTGATTCCGGAACTCCGGGAACAGGCAGCACGCGGCCGGTTCACGCCGACAGATAGAAATAGCGGGAGGTGAACAGCATGACCCTGGTTGCGGAGCGATGGGAACAGGCGATGACGCCTGAGGAGTACATCGCTTCGATGCAGCAGTACCGAGAGGAATTCGAGGCGAACATCGCGCGGACGCGCGTCATGCCAGGCGATTGGGCGGCCTTCGGCCAGGAGCCGCTCGCCATCCTCGTCATTACCGAGGACTGGTGCCCGGATTCCGTCCAGTTCGTGCCGATGGTCATCGCACTGGCCCAGCGCATCCCGACGATCGAGGTCCGCATCGTCCGCCGGAGCGAGCATCAGGATCTCGCTGGCCGGTACCGGCGCCCGGACGGTTCCCAGGCGATCCCGACCTTCGTCGTGCTCGATGCCGACCTGCAGGAACTCGGGTTTCTCATCGAGCGACCGGAACGCGCCCAGGAGGAATTGCAGGAAGCGCTCGCGCGCTTCGCCCGCGAACATACGGAACTCGAGGGCATCCAGCGCCCTTGGGCCGAAATGCCGCCGGACACGCGACTGGCCGTCAGAAATTTCCTGAAGGACTGGCGAGACCAGCAGTTCGATCGCTGGACACGCTACCTGTTCGAAGATCTCGCCGAGATCGCGAAATCGGCCCGGACGCGCGCATCCTGACGTCGGACGTAGCACGCCGGCGAGATCACGGAAAGGATACGACCGATGCACGAATCCGATCGACCCGGTATCCACCCGACTGTCTACCGGCAACCGGGCGGGAACGTGCCGACCGAAGCGACCGCTGTCCGCGATATGCACGTCGACCGTGTCGAGGGGCAGACGATCGTCGTCGAGGGAAGCCGGATCGCCCAGCTCACCGGGCAACGGGTCAGTCTCGAGCGCTCCACCGCACAGCGCGTCGAGGGAAGGAGCGTGCAAGCTGACCGGAGCGCGATCCGTCATCTCGAGGCCGAGCGAGCTGTTGCCCTCCGGAGCGCTGTGGCGCTGGCGCGTGTGCGGGAACTCCGGGCAGCGCGGGCACGGATCGGCTTGCTCCGCGCCGACCGCGTCGAGGTCGAGCACGGAACGGTTGGGATCGCGCTCGTCCGCGAACTCGCCGGTCCCACGTTCCTGCGCGTTTCACTCGGTTCTCTTCTGGCATTCGCTGGTGGAATCGTCACCGGTATCGCATTCTCATTCGTCGCACGATCGAAGCGGAGATGAGCGATGGCCAAGCTTCGAATCGCCCGCTTCTTGGCGAGCAGTGCACTGGGTATCGCAGCCGGTGCCGCTGTCGCCGCGCTCCTCTCCTCGGAGCGGCGCCGGGCACTGGAAGCTTCCGTGCGTGAGCGCTGGCAGCGTGCCCGCCGCGCAGCCGATGAGGAGTCGACGCGCACCGAACAAGAGCTCTGGGCACGTTTTCGCCAACTCGTCGGTCTTTCGTCGCAGGACGGCGTCCCGACCGACTTCACGCTGCCGCCGTCTCGCTGAGCACCGCGTACGCCCGGACAGGAACCGCTGAGCCGGAGCGGATCGGGATCGGCGCAGCGTGGAAGCGGAAGCGGCGACCGACCAGCCGATCGAGACCGGTCAAGTTCTCGACGATCGGGACACCAGCCCGAAGCAGGATGGTGTGGGCTGGACGTCGCCGGTCGGCGACATCATCGATGTTCCAGCTGTCGATCCCGACCAGCACGGCCCCACGCTCGGCGAGCAACGCCGCAGCCTCTGCGGTGAGGTACGGGTTGGCTGCGAGATATCTGTCGCTTCCCCAGAAACGGTCCCAACCGGTGCAGACCAGTACTGCCGATCCGCTCAGGTCGAGACCGGCGAACCGTTCCGGCCCGATCGCCAGCGCACCACGCGCGACACGCCAGCGCGCGTCGACGACGAGACCGGGAAGATCGGCCACCCGATCGAGCGGCAGCGTAGCGAGGTCGAGACCATCGGCATACCGGTGATACGGAGCGTCCAGGTACGTACCGGCATTGCCGACGAAGCAGTAGCGATGGATGACGAAGGTCGTACCCTCGGCGTACGCACGCGCCATTTCCTCGCGACTCCGGTACTCGACGATTTCCGGAGCTGGCAGACCAGGAAACAGTGGGATGGCCGGATCGAAGGGATGGCTGAGATCGACGATGGCCATGACACGCACCTCCTGCTCGTCTCCCTGTCAGTCGCGACACCGGCTCCTGCAGCCCAGCCGGCCAGTTCGACGCGCTCACTCTCGTCGCTGTCGGACTTCCGTTTCGGCGCCCGCGTGCTCTGCTCCACCCACCGTGGTGAGATAGCTGTGCCAGCACGCTACCCTGCACGCGGGGGACAAACGCCTTCTGTCGCGTCCTACAGGACATTCCTCGGTTCGCGTCAGCCGAGCATAGTCCCGCGGCCTCCTCGTCCTCGCCCTGGCAGCTTCTGTACTCTTCCTGGCTCGCGACATTGTGCTGCCGTTTCTGGCCATCTACTGTGCGTAGATCGTCAGACTCGGCAAGAGGTCCGCAGGAGCGGGCATTGCTCTCTCGTCGGTTCTCGGAGTCATGGCAACGATCGCCCTCGCCGGGACGATCGACCGTCCCGGTACCCGGCGCATCTTGCTGCTCGCGGCGCGTGCACGCGCATCGACGCATGGACCCCTCTGTCTTGGCCGAACGCCTCGCCGCTTCCTCACTGTGATGGCATGCTTCGGAATCGCCGTCAACCTCTACTCGTACGAGCGAGCGTCGGGCGCGGTAGCGACCCCGTTCCTCTCAGTTGCCCGCGTTGGCGACGTCTTCGCGTTACAGCGCGTAGTCAATGCGCTCGATGGGTTGGTCGCGCGTGGCGGCGACACGCCGACGCACCGCGTGGTGTTTGTCGGCAGCACAGGGACATCGTCAAGTCCATCGGCGTGGGAGGCGCTACGTGACTCGCGAGAACGCTGCTCGAAACTGGCGCAACGCTCCTCGCTCTGGGGCGGTACAGTCGTCGCGATGCTCGCGATGAGCCTGCTCGCGTGGCTGATCCTACCCAAGACACCCCCATATGTCGAGTCAGCCACGTTCGCTATCGGGACGGAGTACGCTGATGGCTAACCAGTACTCGAACGCTTCCCAGTGGCAGGGGCTGAGTGACACGGAGGCTGCCGAGCGTCTCCGACGATTCGGACTAAACGAACCGGAGGTGACGCAGCGGCCGCGAGCACTCGTGACTCTCGCACGCCTCTTCCTCGACCCTCTAACTATCGTTCTTTTGATCGCGAGCGGCATCACCGCGGTGCTCGGTGAGTATGTCGATGCCAGCCTGATCGTGACCATCGTCCTGGCCAGTACGACCGTCAACTTCCTCCAGTCGTACCGCTCGCAACAGGCACTCGAGCGCCTCCGCTCGCGCATCGTTCCCACCGCAACGGTCCTCCGCGATGGACGATGGCGGGAGATACCGCGACGCGAGCTCGTCCCTGGCGATATCGTCAAGATCACAGCCGGTGACCTCGTGCCAGCCGATGCTCGCTTGCTCGAGGCCGTCCACTTGATGGTCCAGCAAGCGGCACTCACCGGCGAGTCAGTGCCGGTCGAGAAGCAGGCCGCGCCAACAGCTCCAGTGGTAGCAGATCCGAACGCACCGCATATGGTCTTCCTCGGCTCGTCGGTCGTTTCCGGAGCAGGCATCGCCGAAGTCGTCTCGACCGGCCAGGCGACGTTGTTCGGGAATATTGTCAGCCGCTTGGCGGCGCCACCGCCGGAAACGGCTTTCCAGCGTGGTCTCCGGCAGTTCAGCCTCCTGATCACCCGCACTGTGACCTTCCTCGTGTTGTTCGTGCTCGCGGTCACGCTCGCCTTCGGCCGTCCCCCACTCGACTCGATCCTCTTCGCCGTTGCGCTCGCGGTCGGCCTCACCCCGGAGTTCCTCCCGATGATCGTCACGATCGCACTGGCTCAGGGCGCGCTCCGGATGGCCCGGCGGCGCGTTCTGGTCAAGTCGCTCCCGGCGATCGAGAACCTCGGCAGCGTCGACATCGTGTGTAGCGACAAGACCGGCACGCTCACGCTCGGCAGCATGCAACTCACGTACGCGCTGTCCGCCGACGGCACCGACTCGCCACGTCCGCTCCTGCTGGGGTGGGTCAACGCCCGGACCCAGTCGGGGCTCACCAGTCCGTTCGACCAGGCGCTCCTCGCAGTCGCACCTCCCGGCATACCGGAACTCAGCAAGCTCGACGAACTCCCGTTCGATTTCGAGCGCCGACGCGTCACAGTGGCAGTCCGGCTCGGCGAGGAAGTCCTCGCTGTGACCAAAGGGGCGCCAGAAGCGGTCCTCCCCATTTGCGTGAGCTACGAGGACACGAGCGGGATCCACCCGCTCGACGAGGCCGCACGGCAGCAAGCCCTCGCTCTGTTTCGTCAGCTGAGTGCTCAGGGGTACCGGGTTCTCGCTGTCGCTTGGCGTGCCTGGAGCCCGGAACAGTCGCTCGATCGAACCGCCGAGTGTGACTTCGTCTTCGCTGGGCTCCTCGCCTTCGCTGATCCGCCGCTACCGGAAGCGACCGAGACGATCCGGCAACTCGCTGAGGATGGTGTGCGGGTCAAGATCCTGACTGGCGACAATGAACTCGTCGCCGCCGCGGTCTGCCGCGCAGTCGGACTGCCCGCCCAGCGTATCGTCCTCGGGAGCGAACTCGAGCACCTCGATCCGCTGGCACTCGAGCGGATCGCCGAGGAAGCGGACGTCTTCGCCCGTGTCACGCCGGCACAGAAGCACCGGATCGTGCTGGCACTCAAGGCACGCGGTCACGCTGTCGCATTCCTCGGCGATGGCATCAACGATGCGCCCTCGCTGCACGCTGCCGACGTCGGTATCTCGGTCGCCAACGCAGTCGATATCGCTCGCGAGGCAGCTGACATCGTGCTCCTGGACCGGCGCTTATCGACGCTGCATGAGGGGATCCTGGAGGGCCGACGCGCCTTCGCCAACGTGATGACGTTCTTGCTCATGGAAACGAGTTCGAACTTCGGAAACGTCTTCAGCATGGCGGGTGCAGCTGTCTTGCTCCCCTTCCTGCCGATGCTGCCACACCAGATCCTGCTCAATAACTTTCTCTACGACCTCGCACAAGTTGCGATTCCACGCGACCGGGTCGATCCGGAACTCACCGCGTCGCCCCGGCGCTGGGACATCGGCTTCATCCGCCGCGCGATGCTCGTTCTCGGGCCCGTCAGCTCGCTCTTCGATTTCCTGACCTTCGGCGTGCTGCTCTTCCTCTTCCGGGCAACCGAGGTAGTCTTCCACACCGGTTGGTTCGTCGAGTCACTCGTGACGCAGTGCCTGGTCGTTTTCGTCATCCGAACGGCGCGGGCACCGTGGCGCTGGCTCCCGAGTCGATCGTTCGCACTGAACGTTCTGGCAGTGGTCGTCGTCGGTCTCTTGCTACCCTACAGCCCGCTCGCTCGACTGCTCGGGTTCGTGCCCCTACCACCGGCGTATCTTATCGTTCTCGCTGGCGCAGTCACCACGTACCTCGCGCTGGTCGAGGTCACCAAGCGTTGGCTCTACCGGCGCTACCAGGCGCCGCATCAGCGCGAGACGGTCCGGTGAGGGCGAGCGTAGTCGGTCGCATCGACCCAAGGCTGCCCCTCCGCGAAGCGAGTCAGCCGAAATGGTGAGAGGTCCTGTGCTGGTGTACCGTGCACGATCCACTCGGCCAGTGCTCGTCCGACAGCTGGGGCCGTCTTGAAGGAGGTGCCTGAATCGCCGAGCATGGCGAAGAGACCGGTGTAACCAGGAACTGGCCCGATCAGAGGACGGCCATCCGGACTCTGCATCACGACACCAGCCCAGCCCCCGCGAGCGATACCGTGCGCGAGCTCCGGGTACCGGCGAGCGATCGCTGCTCGTGCCGCCGGCACGAACGCGGCGTCCGCTGTCTCGGCATACTGGTCCGGATCAGCAGGAACGACTCCGGCTTCCAGTCCGACCAGCGTGCTTGTCTCCCCCTCTGGCCGATACCACATGCCAACACTCGTATCGATGCCGCAGCAGTGCCGGGGTGCGAGATCACTCGGCCAGCGGAAGATGGCGACCTGCACCCGCCGGGGCACCAGACCGTAGTTCAGACCGAGCGGCGCGAGTAGCTGATTCGCCCAGGGCCCCACTGCCAGGACAACGGCTCCAGTTGCAATATGCCCCCGTTCCGTTCGGACCCCGATGACCTGCTCCCGTTCGACCTCGATCGCCAGCACCCGCTCGCCGGTACGGATTTTCGCCCCCGCTTGCCGTACCCGGTGCAGCAGACCGAGCGTCGCCGCAACCGGGTCAGCATAACCACTCTCCGGCTCATAGGCGGCCACAGTCAGTCCTGCGACGTCGCGCCAGGGTTCGAGTTCAGCGACCTCCTGCGCGGTCACCAGCTCGACCGGTGCGCCGAGCGCCCGCTGCATCGCCACATTCGCCCGGAGCTTTTGCTCGTCTTCCGGAGCGACGACCTGGAGAAAGCCCGTACAGACGAACGGCGACGGCGTTCCGACCCGCACCTCCCACTCCTGGAAGAATCGAAGACTCTCGAGTGCCAAGCGCGTCTCGTGTGGGTTCGGGTAGTGCAGCCGGACGAGCGCGCCGGACTTCCCCGTCGCGCCACTCGCTGGCACGGCTCGCTCCAACACGAGGACGTCCGACAGACCGAACTGGGTGAGCCAATAGGCAGTACTCGCACCGACGATACCAGCCCCGATGACGATAGCCTCTGCTGACTCACGCATACAGTGCTCCCGTGTCAACGCGGATCGAACCAGAGGGTTACGGGAGCGTCAAGAGTGAGTGCGAACCACGCAGGACAGACGGTCAACCTTACGCCAAAGATTCTCCCATCGCGATGCTAGAATTGAACCGGTACAGCGTCGGATCGGCATTCCGGAGCGGTGGTACCAGTCGGATGGGGTGAGGGAACCGTGCCGAAGCAGCTGGGAATCGATTTGGGAACCGCGAACGTTCTCGTCTACGTGCGGGGTCGGGGTATCGTGATCAACGAGCCCTCGGTCGTCGCAATTTCTGCCAAGGACGGGCGGGTCAAGGCGGTCGGCATCGAAGCGCGCAACATGCTCGGACGCGAGCCGCGGGATACGATCGAAGTCGTTCGCCCGATGCGCAATGGCGTCATCGCCGATTACGTCGTGACCCAGGAGATGCTCCGCTACTTCATCAACAAAGCGGTCGGACGCTTTTCTTTGATCCGCCCGGAAGTGATGATCTCGGTTCCGGCTGGCGTCACGAACGTGGAACGCCGGGCGGTCCGCGACGCAGCGCTCAACGCTGGTGCGCGCCGGGCGTATCTGATCGCCGAGCCGCTCGCGGCGGCGATCGGTGCCCGCATCCCCATCGCTGATCCCAGTGGGAACATGGTGATCGACATCGGCGGTGGGACGACCGAAGTCGCCGTCATTTCGTTGAACGGCATCGTGGTCGCCAAATCGGTCCGGATCGGTGGCAATCACCTCGACGACGCGATCGCTGCCTACGTCAAACGCAAGCACAACCTGCGGATCGGCGAGCGGACGGCCGAGGAGATCAAGATCGCGATCGGGTCAGCCCTGCCGGTCGAAGAGGATCTGGTGATGGAAGTCCGGGGCCGTGACGAGGTAACCGGGCTTCCCCGGACGATCCAGCTGCACGCCAACGAGGTCGTGGAAGCGATCGCCGAACCGCTCGAGGCGATCCTGGCTACCGTGCGCGCTGTCCTCGAGGAGACACCACCGGAGCTGGCGTCCGACATCATCGACAAGGGCATGGTTCTGACCGGTGGGGGCGCACTCCTGCGCAATCTCGATCGCTTGCTCACCGAGGTGACCGGTGTCCCTTGTTTCGTCGCCGATGACCCGTTGAGTTGCGTGGCGATCGGTACGGGACTCGCACTCGAGTACTTCGACGTTCTCCGCGACAGCCTGGAAGAACTCTAAGTCAGGGCGTAGTACTCGGCTTCCTCGCCGCCACAGGCAATCACGGCGTGAATGTGGCGCACCGCCCAGCGCTGGCTGGTCCAGAGGAGACGTGCCACCGCTTCTTCCAGGTCACACCAGGCGAAATCATCGTGAGCCGGCGAGAGACGAACCGCCGCGCGTGACTCGACGAGCGCCGCGAAGGCCGGCGCGAGCACAATCGCGTCACTGGCGTGATCGTAGAACTGCGAGACATAATCGGCCGAGTACAGTCGCTGCGGCACCAGTCCGGTCTGCTCCAGGAGTTCGCGCACCGCGGCATCCACGGCTCGCTCCTCCGGTAAGATCCGGCCGTGGACGGCATGCCAGGTCCCGCCCAGTGGCCCATCGGCTCGACGACGCAAGAGGAGAAACTGGACATCGTACGATGGACGCTGCGGAAGCCGCCGGAACACGTACACATCCACCAGATCGCTCACGATCCGCGGCATTGCTTCCCGCTTCCTTCTCACGCACCCGTCGCCAGCCGGTCGTCCTCCTACGCATACCGCCAGCATAGCACCTGGTGAGATCGGGAGACAGGGCTTTTCGGTTCAGGCCTCGCGTGCAACCCCGAGTACTTGCCGATCCAGCCTGAGCGGCCTCTCCCACAGACTGCCGCGCGAGCCGGAACGCAGCGAGAATGCACCGGACGATTCGAGAACGATCGTGACCGTTCCGGCACAGCGGATGACGCATGGTCCGGTGCACAGCGCACCGGCACTGGCGCACACAGAGAACGCATGCTTCACTTGACCGTCGGTGACGACGGGAGGCATGGGTGGTGCACGAAACGCAGCCTGTCGATCTCCTCGACCGGTTCCTGGGTTGTCTCCTCGGCATGGCGATCGGCGACGCGCTGGGCATGCCGGTTGCCGGGCTCACGCCGGAAGAGATCACCGCTCGCTATGGTTGGCACGACCAGTTCGTCCCGCTTCTGGCGCCGGACGGGTCGGTTGAGGTTCCGGCTGGAACGTTCACCGACGAGACCGAACTCGCCCTCTGCCTCATCGAGAGTGCGATCGGTTCGGGTGGCTATCTCGACGTCGCGGCGACAGGTTACCGTTTCCTCCGGCTTCTCGAGGGGCCGGGAGCACCGTTCCTGGACGAGCCGTCACGCCGGGCGCTCGCCGATGCAGCTGAACACGGTGACTTCCAGCGCGGGGTGGCGGGCCCTGGCATGGCGACTGGGAGTGCCGCCGCCCGTGCCGCGCCGATCGGCCTCCTGCATGCGCTCTGCCGCTTCAATCCCGAACTCTTCGTCCGCGATGTCCTCCGCGCGACCGTGATCACGCATGCCGAACCTGAGGTCGTCAATGGAGCGCTCGCTGTAGCCTATGCAGTGCTCCTGCTCGTACAGGGCATGACACCGCCAGAGGTCCTCGTCGACGAGGTGGTGCGATTCATCGATGAAGATGCCGTCGCGCAGCGGTTGCGCCGGGTTGCCTCCTGTCCCTTGCCAGCGGGTGACCCGGCGGCTGCCGCGACACAGCTGGCGATGCTGGGTTCGTCAGCGGCGGTCGACGAAGTGGTCGCCAGCGCCTTCGCTGCCTTCGTCGCGGCACCGGACGACTTCCGGCAGGCCATCGCGATCGCCGTCAACGCGGGTGGCGCCAGCGATACCCGTGGAGCGATCGCCGGAGCCCTGGCCGGCACGCACCTCGGTGCGCGGGCACTTCCGTCAGCGCTCGTCGAAGCGCTCGATGGGCAACCGTACCTGGTGATGGCCGCGCGCGGACTCTTCCAGGCCGCCCAGCAACGGGCCGGCCGGTTCCTCTGCTTGCTGGTACGGTGAGCGAACGATGGCCGAACGGATCGCCGCCGTCGTCTTCGACCTCGACGGAGTGCTGGTCGATTCCGAGGCGCTCCAGCTCGCAGCCTGGCAATGCTACGTGGAACGGTGGGAGAAGAAGCTCCCGGCCACCCTTCTCCCCAGGTTGTTCGGCCGGCGTCTAGTCGATGCTGCCTCCATCATCGTCGAGGAACTCGGCCTGCCGGTCGCACCGGACGAGGCAGCTCGCGAACGCGATGCGCTGTTCCTAGCGAGCCTGCCCGGCAACGTGCGCCCGATGCCTGGTGCTCACGAGCTGATCACCGGGCTACGGGAGCGCGGCATGCGGCTCGGGCTGGCGACGAGTGGGCACCGCCGGTACGTCCAGCTCGTGCTGGTTGAGCTCGGGCTCGCCGATGCGTTCGCAGCGGTCGTGACCGGCGACGACGTCGCTCGGGGTAAACCGGCACCTGACTGTTACCGCCTCGCAGCTAGCCGACTGGGGGTATCCCCGGCCGCCTGCATCGCGATCGAGGACGCCCCGCTCGGAGTCGCCGCTGCGCGAGCAGCTGGACTCCGCTGTATCGCCGTCCCCAACGCGCACACCGCGCACCTCGACGGGTTCGCGGCAGCCGATACGGTGCTTCCGGGGCTGGACGCCGTGCTGCCCTGGCTGGAATCGAACGGCTGGATCGCCTGAATACGAGTCGTGCGGAACCCGAAGCACCAGCGCCCTCGGTACGGTCCTGAATGCGCACGCCAGCGGCCGAGCGGTAACGCGACGGCCGCACGCATGCTCGAGCTGGATGACGACCACACCAGTGTGTCTCACGGCAGTTGCGTCCCGTCCGATACTCTCACCAGTCCTCGAGTAGTGGGGAAGCCTGAGCGAAAGCCCCCGCGATATCGGCAGCCATCACGACTCGAGTCCAGCGAGGTCCAGGCCGTCAACGGTCCCACGTTCGATATCGAACCAGATAGCCGTACCGCACCACCCTCGATCCGGCTGTGCAGTCATGTCCAACCAGCACGGACAGAGAAGCGTGCAGTTGCAGACCTCGAGCATCTGTCCCGCACGTTGCCACGACATCACCGATACACCGTTCGCGAATCCGAGACGTCAGGAACCCCTCAGGAACGACCATAGCCGGATACGTTCGAACCGAACAGGTCATGGCATCGTCAATATGTGGCCAGAACGACTTCTTATCCGAATCAATCAACAATACCGTTGCGTAATGTACTGCCGCCTTACTTGTACAACCACTTGTAATAGATCTGTCTTTCCGAAGCAAATTTAGAGCATCTTCGACGGTCTCTGCTGATGACCGTCGCGTTTTGGGGAGTATCCGTTCGCGTGGATCGATGCGCTCTGCGTTCACGCTGCGGGATTCACCGGTTCGCCTCCTCGCCCGTATCTCGTATCGAGCATGCCGCA from the Thermomicrobium sp. 4228-Ro genome contains:
- a CDS encoding DUF1326 domain-containing protein, encoding MSWQRAGQMLEVCNCTLLCPCWLDMTAQPDRGWCGTAIWFDIERGTVDGLDLAGLES
- a CDS encoding HAD family hydrolase, translating into MAERIAAVVFDLDGVLVDSEALQLAAWQCYVERWEKKLPATLLPRLFGRRLVDAASIIVEELGLPVAPDEAARERDALFLASLPGNVRPMPGAHELITGLRERGMRLGLATSGHRRYVQLVLVELGLADAFAAVVTGDDVARGKPAPDCYRLAASRLGVSPAACIAIEDAPLGVAAARAAGLRCIAVPNAHTAHLDGFAAADTVLPGLDAVLPWLESNGWIA
- a CDS encoding ADP-ribosylglycohydrolase family protein, whose product is MVHETQPVDLLDRFLGCLLGMAIGDALGMPVAGLTPEEITARYGWHDQFVPLLAPDGSVEVPAGTFTDETELALCLIESAIGSGGYLDVAATGYRFLRLLEGPGAPFLDEPSRRALADAAEHGDFQRGVAGPGMATGSAAARAAPIGLLHALCRFNPELFVRDVLRATVITHAEPEVVNGALAVAYAVLLLVQGMTPPEVLVDEVVRFIDEDAVAQRLRRVASCPLPAGDPAAAATQLAMLGSSAAVDEVVASAFAAFVAAPDDFRQAIAIAVNAGGASDTRGAIAGALAGTHLGARALPSALVEALDGQPYLVMAARGLFQAAQQRAGRFLCLLVR